One genomic segment of Trichoplusia ni isolate ovarian cell line Hi5 chromosome 5, tn1, whole genome shotgun sequence includes these proteins:
- the LOC113493743 gene encoding protein EFR3 homolog cmp44E isoform X5 has translation MAQGCCGCCSALRPHYKRLVDNIFPANPQDELVKSNMEKLTYYSLTSPEKLDRIGEYLFQKASRDIYRRRHGFVIIAMEAMDQLLVACHSQTLNLFVESFLKMVQKLLESTDPQLQILATQSFVRFANIEEDTPSYHRRYDFFVSKFSAMCHSNHADTVTRDKIRLAGIQGLQGVIRKTVSDDLVENIWEAQHMDKIVPSLLYNMQTAEKYETVSCMEGGSGAEPPARLAEACLRELVGRASFGHIRSVLRPVLTHFDRHELWIPNDFAVHTFMIIMFSIQAQYSYSVVEALMQHLDAAGSGGTDPRARTRVRAARATVLSNIVAIAAGDSVGPSVLEIINNLLTNLRSSVARDSEQKETDEKLYQEALINALKEFADHLPDFQKIDIMMFIVNKVPSIQRGNKGTKADAMLQSILLKSLLKVGTTYRTTELSKAFPAAFLEALLRAGAAGQARARALLQRILHTLLDRRGNAQRLQRASVDYAELGLTIEKCSRQDLIFISKHGYALFSSLYEGLQLESNTMENVEAIYTTLALICIELGSEETVCDILQLILAIQQSGLSNPVLSVAQQCQLQAVSISLAALLPHVMMLPRLAEYIHKIIVARREEAPHLLPPLREDYDDLHPSKMPNKLPYLMMDLMALCELLKAAGVEAARLSASSPYAAGSAAAPHRHSWVEAGAAAGRDSLAELAAPATELDSANSSPGLQRQAQYDDLDEEYRMFIEKYNHNHRPSKQDFGTYRSDTDFWYWDHDDVPAFRSKASSVYKQTQQSVYKRSLQTWYSMNILGRVQCHVSQRVMRLPAPLFLSLRHVQRDTTCDVTLKANFCVHVYRRSCTHVMTILGRECVKRCINVFKLGLLVTCIFVNSSTYVLQFIYRSPYCQVQR, from the exons GCTGCTGCGGCTGTTGCTCCGCCCTCCGGCCTCACTACAAGCGCCTCGTCGACAACATCTTCCCCGCCAACCCTCAGGATGAGCTCGTCAAGTCCAACATGGAGAAGCTCACGTACTACTCGCTCACCAGCCCCGAGAAGCTGGACCGTATCGGGGAGTACCTCTTCCAGAAGGCTTCTCGCGATATCTATAGGCGGCGACATGG TTTCGTGATAATCGCGATGGAGGCTATGGACCAGCTGCTGGTGGCGTGCCACTCGCAGACCCTCAACCTGTTCGTGGAGAGCTTCCTCAAGATGGTGCAGAAGCTGCTGGAGTCCACCGACCCACAGCTTCAGATCCTGGCTACGCAGAGC TTCGTAAGGTTCGCCAACATCGAGGAGGACACGCCGTCGTACCACCGGCGCTACGACTTCTTCGTGTCCAAGTTCTCGGCGATGTGCCACAGCAACCACGCGGACACCGTCACCCGGGACAAGATACGCCTGGCCGGGATACAGGGGCTGCAG gGAGTGATAAGAAAAACCGTGTCCGATGACTTGGTGGAGAACATTTGGGAGGCTCAGCATATGGACAAGATTGTACCCTCATTACTTTATAACATGCAG ACGGCGGAGAAGTACGAGACGGTGTCGTGCATGGAGGGCGGCAGCGGCGCGGAGCCCCCCGCGCGGCTGGCGGAGGCCTGTCTGCGGGAGCTGGTGGGCCGCGCCAGCTTCGGGCACATCCGGAGCGTGCTGCGACCTGTGCTCAC TCACTTCGACCGACACGAGCTGTGGATTCCGAACGACTTCGCGGTGCACACCTTCATGATCATCATGTTTTCGATACAG GCCCAGTACTCGTACAGCGTGGTGGAGGCCCTGATGCAGCATCTAGACGCTGCGGGTAGCGGCGGAACAGACCCGAGAGCCAGGACCCGCGTCCGGGCCGCCAGGGCCACCGTGCTCAGCAACATCGTGGCCATCGCCGCCGGGGACAGCGTTG GTCCATCAGTATTGGAGATCATCAACAACTTGCTCACCAACCTGAGGTCATCTGTCGCTAGGGATTCAGAA CAAAAAGAAACCGACGAGAAACTGTACCAGGAAGCACTCATCAACGCTCTGAAAGAGTTCGCGGACCACCTGCCCGACTTCCAGAAGATCGACATCATGATGTTCATCGTGAACAAGGTGCCCAGCATCCAGCGCGGGAACAAGGGCACCAAGGCTGATGCCATGCTGCAGAGCATACTGCTCAAGTCACTGCTCAAG GTGGGCACGACGTACCGCACGACGGAGCTGAGCAAGGCGTTCCCGGCCGCGTTCCTGGAGGCGCTGCtgcgcgcgggcgcggccggccAGGCGCGCGCGCGGGCGCTGCTGCAGCGCATCCTGCACACGCTGCTCGACCGCCGCGGGAACGCGCAGCGGCTGCAGCGGGCCAG TGTGGACTACGCGGAACTTGGTCTGACCATAGAGAAGTGCTCGCGACAAGACCTGATCTTCATCAGTAAACACGGCTATGCGCTGTTCAGCTCTCTCTACGAAG GTCTGCAACTAGAATCGAACACGATGGAGAACGTCGAGGCGATCTACACGACGCTGGCGCTCATCTGTATCGAGCTGGGCTCCGAGGAGACCGTCTGCGATATACTGCAGCTCATACTGGC TATCCAGCAGTCGGGTCTGTCGAACCCGGTGTTGTCGGTGGCCCAGCAGTGCCAGCTGCAGGCCGTCAGCATCTCTCtggccgcgctgctgccgcACGTCATGATGCTGCCCCGCCTCGCCGAGTACATACACAAG ATCATCGTAGCCCGTCGTGAGGAAGCCCCGCACCTGCTGCCGCCGCTGCGCGAGGACTACGACGACCTGCATCCCAGCAAGATGCCCAACAAGCTGCCATACCTCATGATGGATCTG atggcgctgtgtgagcTGCTGAAGGCGGCGGGCGTGGAGGCGGCGCGGCTGTCGGCCAGCTCGCCCTACGCCGCCGgcagcgccgccgcgccgcaccgCCACAGCTGGGTCGAGGCCG GCGCGGCGGCAGGTCGCGACAGCCTGGCGGAGCTGGCGGCGCCCGCCACCGAGCTGGACAGCGCCAACAGCTCGCCCGGCCTGCAGCGG CAAGCCCAGTACGACGACCTGGACGAGGAGTACAGGATGTTCATCGAGAAGTACAACCACAACCACCGGCCGTCGAAGCAGGACTTTGGCACCTAT CGAAGCGACACAGACTTCTGGTACTGGGACCACGACGATGTCCCAGCATTCCGCAGCAAAGCCTCTAGTGTCtacaaacaaacacaacaaTCGGTATACAAACGATCACTCCAGACATGGTATTCTATGAATATCTTAGGCCGTGTACAGTGTCACGTCTCACAACGGGTAATGAGGCTTCCTGCCCCTTTGTTTTTATCTCTTCGGCACGTTCAGCGTGACACGACGTGCGACGTGACGCTTAAGGCTAACTTTTGTGTTCATGTTTATAGAAGATCATGCACTCACGTAATGACAATACTAGGGCGTGAATGTGTTAAGAGATGcataaacgtttttaaattagGACTTCTGGTCACATGTATATTTGTGAATTCCAGTACTTATGTCTTGCAATTTATCTATCGATCTCCCTATTGCCAGGTGCAGAGATGA